In Mercenaria mercenaria strain notata chromosome 13, MADL_Memer_1, whole genome shotgun sequence, a single window of DNA contains:
- the LOC123529494 gene encoding glutamate--cysteine ligase catalytic subunit-like isoform X1, with protein sequence MGLLEEGTPLSWEDTKRYASHVKSHGIIQFINQYHKQRDRTNDSLLWGDEVEYMIVKFDHKNKTARLSLKGSSVLKELHTAGRKIADAHTAAWRPEYADYMLESSPANPYHGNMVDLTLPEYNMRQRRQELTCLETDEFLVALTTFPRLGCYNCTYPTSNPTPDSMQSHSRFLSEKIISHDFPKYRLFEEHIRERRGKQVQINIPVYKDIHTVDPLQEDLSSKHWSIDNVPKVGKTDHIFMDNSGFGAGSCCLQVTVQANDIREAKYLYDQFIILCPIMVALSAAAPVNRGYLSDLDTRWTVISQAMDDRTDEELGLKVLKENKFVINKSRYDSVDSYLTCSACSDVKLVYDRDIFLKLKQEGVDDMLSKHIAHVFIRDPLTIFTESLNQNDNESTGHFENIYSSTWQSVRFKLPAPGSNAGWQIEFRAMDVQLTDFENAAYIVFIILTSRVILTFGLNFVVPMSKADENFSRSHKRDAITSETFYFRNDLTGRCCCENADEEYDQMTVNEIVNGKKNFVGLVPLINKYLDMIDVDFLTRRKIQDYLYLVSSRASGKLKTMAGWIRDFVLNHQDYQQDSVVSETINYDLLLKCVNVSQEENFDFKLFTNEKSCNI encoded by the exons ATGGGACTTCTGGAAGAAGGAACACCATTGTCTTGGGAAGATACTAAACGTTATGCTAGTCATGTAAAATCTCACGGAATAATCCAGTTTATTAATCAGTATCACAAGCAGCGTGATAGGACAAACGATTCGCTTTTATGGGGTGATGAG GTCGAGTACATGATCGTCAAATTTGACcacaaaaataaaacagcaaGGCTCAGTTTGAAAGGATCCTCAGTTCTCAAAGAACTTCATACTGCTGGAAGAAAAATCGCCGA cGCTCATACCGCAGCATGGAGACCAGAGTACGCAGACTACATGTTAGAAAGTTCGCCGGCAAATCCCTACCACGGAAATATGGTTGATCTTACCCTCCCTGAATATAACATGCGACAGAG GAGACAGGAGTTGACGTGTTTAGAAACAGACGAATTTCTTGTTGCATTAACTACTTTCCCAAG GCTAGGATGTTACAATTGCACTTATCCCACGTCTAATCCTACTCCAGATTCTATGCAATCGCATTCCCGTTTCCTTTCAGAGAAAATTATATCACACGATTTTCCAAAATATAG ATTATTTGAAGAACATATACGAGAGAGAAGGGGAAAACAAGTTCAAATAAATATACCAG TATATAAAGATATTCATACTGTTGATCCTTTACAAGAAGACTTGTCATCTAAGCACTGGAGCATAGATAATGTACCAAAGGTGGGCAAGACAGACCATATCTTCATGGATAATTCTGGATTTG GTGCGGGAAGCTGTTGTTTACAAGTTACAGTACAGGCTAATGATATTCGAGAGGCAAAGTATTTGTACGACCAGTTCATTATCCTCTGTCCAATAATG GTTGCGTTGAGTGCAGCAGCACCGGTCAATAGAGGATATCTCTCTGATTTGGATACAAGATGGACAGTGATATCACAGGCAATGGACGATAGAACTGATGAAGAACTGGGGCTAAAA GTTCTAAAGGAAAATAAGTTCGTGATAAACAAGTCCAGGTATGATTCAGTAGACAGCTACTTGACCTGCTCTGCTTGCAGTGACGTAAAGCTTGTGTATGACagagatatatttttaaaactgaaacaagaag GTGTGGACGACATGTTGTCAAAACATATTGCTCATGTATTTATCAGAGACCCTCTTACCATTTTCACGGAAAGTCTTAACCAAAACGACAATGAAAGTACTGGCCATTTTGAG AATATTTACAGTTCGACATGGCAATCGGTCAGATTTAAACTCCCAGCCCCAGGCAGCAATGCAGGTTGGCAAATCGAATTTCGAGCTATGGATGTACAACTTACTGATTTTGAAAATGCTGCTTACATAGTATTTATCATTTTGACCTCGAGGGTAATTCTTACATTTGGATTGAATTTCGTGGTACCCATGTCTAAAGCTGATGAAAATTTCTCACGGTCTCACAAGAGAGATGCCATCACAAGTGAAACATTTTACTTCAGAAATGATTTAACAG GCAGATGTTGCTGTGAAAACGCCGACGAAGAGTATGATCAGATGACGGTTAACGAAATAGTAAATGGCAAG AAAAACTTTGTTGGACTCGTCCCTCTCATCAACAAGTACCTGGATATGATTGACGTTGACTTTCTCACCAGAAGAAAAATTCAAGATTACTTATATTTGGTTTCAAGTCGTGCCTCTG GCAAACTAAAGACAATGGCCGGTTGGATCCGAGATTTTGTgttaaatcatcaagattaccagCAAGATTCTGTTGTATCAGAAACCATTAACTACGACCTTCTTCTGAAGTGTGTTAATGTATCGCAAGAAGAAAACTTTGATTTCAAACTGTTCACAAATGAGAAGTCTTGcaatatttga
- the LOC123529494 gene encoding glutamate--cysteine ligase catalytic subunit-like isoform X2: MNLSDILLEYHRIQLLFFFFGRTVNLKSSLVEPKCQCLVTGNLAIIITHCSLWYKCHCTRLGCYNCTYPTSNPTPDSMQSHSRFLSEKIISHDFPKYRLFEEHIRERRGKQVQINIPVYKDIHTVDPLQEDLSSKHWSIDNVPKVGKTDHIFMDNSGFGAGSCCLQVTVQANDIREAKYLYDQFIILCPIMVALSAAAPVNRGYLSDLDTRWTVISQAMDDRTDEELGLKVLKENKFVINKSRYDSVDSYLTCSACSDVKLVYDRDIFLKLKQEGVDDMLSKHIAHVFIRDPLTIFTESLNQNDNESTGHFENIYSSTWQSVRFKLPAPGSNAGWQIEFRAMDVQLTDFENAAYIVFIILTSRVILTFGLNFVVPMSKADENFSRSHKRDAITSETFYFRNDLTGRCCCENADEEYDQMTVNEIVNGKKNFVGLVPLINKYLDMIDVDFLTRRKIQDYLYLVSSRASGKLKTMAGWIRDFVLNHQDYQQDSVVSETINYDLLLKCVNVSQEENFDFKLFTNEKSCNI; encoded by the exons atgaacCTTTCtgatatacttttggaatatcatagaattcagttgttatttttttttttcggacgaacggtGAACCTGAAGTCCTCTTTGGTTGAACCGAAATGTCAGTGTCTGGTTACAGGAAATTTAGCAATCATAATAACCCACTGCTCACTGTGGTATAAATGTCATTGTACCAG GCTAGGATGTTACAATTGCACTTATCCCACGTCTAATCCTACTCCAGATTCTATGCAATCGCATTCCCGTTTCCTTTCAGAGAAAATTATATCACACGATTTTCCAAAATATAG ATTATTTGAAGAACATATACGAGAGAGAAGGGGAAAACAAGTTCAAATAAATATACCAG TATATAAAGATATTCATACTGTTGATCCTTTACAAGAAGACTTGTCATCTAAGCACTGGAGCATAGATAATGTACCAAAGGTGGGCAAGACAGACCATATCTTCATGGATAATTCTGGATTTG GTGCGGGAAGCTGTTGTTTACAAGTTACAGTACAGGCTAATGATATTCGAGAGGCAAAGTATTTGTACGACCAGTTCATTATCCTCTGTCCAATAATG GTTGCGTTGAGTGCAGCAGCACCGGTCAATAGAGGATATCTCTCTGATTTGGATACAAGATGGACAGTGATATCACAGGCAATGGACGATAGAACTGATGAAGAACTGGGGCTAAAA GTTCTAAAGGAAAATAAGTTCGTGATAAACAAGTCCAGGTATGATTCAGTAGACAGCTACTTGACCTGCTCTGCTTGCAGTGACGTAAAGCTTGTGTATGACagagatatatttttaaaactgaaacaagaag GTGTGGACGACATGTTGTCAAAACATATTGCTCATGTATTTATCAGAGACCCTCTTACCATTTTCACGGAAAGTCTTAACCAAAACGACAATGAAAGTACTGGCCATTTTGAG AATATTTACAGTTCGACATGGCAATCGGTCAGATTTAAACTCCCAGCCCCAGGCAGCAATGCAGGTTGGCAAATCGAATTTCGAGCTATGGATGTACAACTTACTGATTTTGAAAATGCTGCTTACATAGTATTTATCATTTTGACCTCGAGGGTAATTCTTACATTTGGATTGAATTTCGTGGTACCCATGTCTAAAGCTGATGAAAATTTCTCACGGTCTCACAAGAGAGATGCCATCACAAGTGAAACATTTTACTTCAGAAATGATTTAACAG GCAGATGTTGCTGTGAAAACGCCGACGAAGAGTATGATCAGATGACGGTTAACGAAATAGTAAATGGCAAG AAAAACTTTGTTGGACTCGTCCCTCTCATCAACAAGTACCTGGATATGATTGACGTTGACTTTCTCACCAGAAGAAAAATTCAAGATTACTTATATTTGGTTTCAAGTCGTGCCTCTG GCAAACTAAAGACAATGGCCGGTTGGATCCGAGATTTTGTgttaaatcatcaagattaccagCAAGATTCTGTTGTATCAGAAACCATTAACTACGACCTTCTTCTGAAGTGTGTTAATGTATCGCAAGAAGAAAACTTTGATTTCAAACTGTTCACAAATGAGAAGTCTTGcaatatttga
- the LOC123529494 gene encoding glutamate--cysteine ligase catalytic subunit-like isoform X3, whose protein sequence is MGLLEEGTPLSWEDTKRYASHVKSHGIIQFINQYHKQRDRTNDSLLWGDEVEYMIVKFDHKNKTARLSLKGSSVLKELHTAGRKIADAHTAAWRPEYADYMLESSPANPYHGNMVDLTLPEYNMRQRRQELTCLETDEFLVALTTFPRLGCYNCTYPTSNPTPDSMQSHSRFLSEKIISHDFPKYRLFEEHIRERRGKQVQINIPVYKDIHTVDPLQEDLSSKHWSIDNVPKVGKTDHIFMDNSGFGAGSCCLQVTVQANDIREAKYLYDQFIILCPIMVALSAAAPVNRGYLSDLDTRWTVISQAMDDRTDEELGLKVLKENKFVINKSRYDSVDSYLTCSACSDVKLVYDRDIFLKLKQEGVDDMLSKHIAHVFIRDPLTIFTESLNQNDNESTGHFENIYSSTWQSVRFKLPAPGSNAGWQIEFRAMDVQLTDFENAAYIVFIILTSRVILTFGLNFVVPMSKADENFSRSHKRDAITSETFYFRNDLTGRCCCENADEEYDQMTVNEIVNGKRLTNSYS, encoded by the exons ATGGGACTTCTGGAAGAAGGAACACCATTGTCTTGGGAAGATACTAAACGTTATGCTAGTCATGTAAAATCTCACGGAATAATCCAGTTTATTAATCAGTATCACAAGCAGCGTGATAGGACAAACGATTCGCTTTTATGGGGTGATGAG GTCGAGTACATGATCGTCAAATTTGACcacaaaaataaaacagcaaGGCTCAGTTTGAAAGGATCCTCAGTTCTCAAAGAACTTCATACTGCTGGAAGAAAAATCGCCGA cGCTCATACCGCAGCATGGAGACCAGAGTACGCAGACTACATGTTAGAAAGTTCGCCGGCAAATCCCTACCACGGAAATATGGTTGATCTTACCCTCCCTGAATATAACATGCGACAGAG GAGACAGGAGTTGACGTGTTTAGAAACAGACGAATTTCTTGTTGCATTAACTACTTTCCCAAG GCTAGGATGTTACAATTGCACTTATCCCACGTCTAATCCTACTCCAGATTCTATGCAATCGCATTCCCGTTTCCTTTCAGAGAAAATTATATCACACGATTTTCCAAAATATAG ATTATTTGAAGAACATATACGAGAGAGAAGGGGAAAACAAGTTCAAATAAATATACCAG TATATAAAGATATTCATACTGTTGATCCTTTACAAGAAGACTTGTCATCTAAGCACTGGAGCATAGATAATGTACCAAAGGTGGGCAAGACAGACCATATCTTCATGGATAATTCTGGATTTG GTGCGGGAAGCTGTTGTTTACAAGTTACAGTACAGGCTAATGATATTCGAGAGGCAAAGTATTTGTACGACCAGTTCATTATCCTCTGTCCAATAATG GTTGCGTTGAGTGCAGCAGCACCGGTCAATAGAGGATATCTCTCTGATTTGGATACAAGATGGACAGTGATATCACAGGCAATGGACGATAGAACTGATGAAGAACTGGGGCTAAAA GTTCTAAAGGAAAATAAGTTCGTGATAAACAAGTCCAGGTATGATTCAGTAGACAGCTACTTGACCTGCTCTGCTTGCAGTGACGTAAAGCTTGTGTATGACagagatatatttttaaaactgaaacaagaag GTGTGGACGACATGTTGTCAAAACATATTGCTCATGTATTTATCAGAGACCCTCTTACCATTTTCACGGAAAGTCTTAACCAAAACGACAATGAAAGTACTGGCCATTTTGAG AATATTTACAGTTCGACATGGCAATCGGTCAGATTTAAACTCCCAGCCCCAGGCAGCAATGCAGGTTGGCAAATCGAATTTCGAGCTATGGATGTACAACTTACTGATTTTGAAAATGCTGCTTACATAGTATTTATCATTTTGACCTCGAGGGTAATTCTTACATTTGGATTGAATTTCGTGGTACCCATGTCTAAAGCTGATGAAAATTTCTCACGGTCTCACAAGAGAGATGCCATCACAAGTGAAACATTTTACTTCAGAAATGATTTAACAG GCAGATGTTGCTGTGAAAACGCCGACGAAGAGTATGATCAGATGACGGTTAACGAAATAGTAAATGGCAAG CGCCTGACAAATTCGTATTCTTGA
- the LOC123529494 gene encoding glutamate--cysteine ligase catalytic subunit-like isoform X4 produces MGLLEEGTPLSWEDTKRYASHVKSHGIIQFINQYHKQRDRTNDSLLWGDEVEYMIVKFDHKNKTARLSLKGSSVLKELHTAGRKIADAHTAAWRPEYADYMLESSPANPYHGNMVDLTLPEYNMRQRRQELTCLETDEFLVALTTFPRLGCYNCTYPTSNPTPDSMQSHSRFLSEKIISHDFPKYRLFEEHIRERRGKQVQINIPVYKDIHTVDPLQEDLSSKHWSIDNVPKVGKTDHIFMDNSGFGAGSCCLQVTVQANDIREAKYLYDQFIILCPIMVALSAAAPVNRGYLSDLDTRWTVISQAMDDRTDEELGLKVLKENKFVINKSRYDSVDSYLTCSACSDVKLVYDRDIFLKLKQEGVDDMLSKHIAHVFIRDPLTIFTESLNQNDNESTGHFENIYSSTWQSVRFKLPAPGSNAGWQIEFRAMDVQLTDFENAAYIVFIILTSRVILTFGLNFVVPMSKADENFSRSHKRDAITSETFYFRNDLTDVAVKTPTKSMIR; encoded by the exons ATGGGACTTCTGGAAGAAGGAACACCATTGTCTTGGGAAGATACTAAACGTTATGCTAGTCATGTAAAATCTCACGGAATAATCCAGTTTATTAATCAGTATCACAAGCAGCGTGATAGGACAAACGATTCGCTTTTATGGGGTGATGAG GTCGAGTACATGATCGTCAAATTTGACcacaaaaataaaacagcaaGGCTCAGTTTGAAAGGATCCTCAGTTCTCAAAGAACTTCATACTGCTGGAAGAAAAATCGCCGA cGCTCATACCGCAGCATGGAGACCAGAGTACGCAGACTACATGTTAGAAAGTTCGCCGGCAAATCCCTACCACGGAAATATGGTTGATCTTACCCTCCCTGAATATAACATGCGACAGAG GAGACAGGAGTTGACGTGTTTAGAAACAGACGAATTTCTTGTTGCATTAACTACTTTCCCAAG GCTAGGATGTTACAATTGCACTTATCCCACGTCTAATCCTACTCCAGATTCTATGCAATCGCATTCCCGTTTCCTTTCAGAGAAAATTATATCACACGATTTTCCAAAATATAG ATTATTTGAAGAACATATACGAGAGAGAAGGGGAAAACAAGTTCAAATAAATATACCAG TATATAAAGATATTCATACTGTTGATCCTTTACAAGAAGACTTGTCATCTAAGCACTGGAGCATAGATAATGTACCAAAGGTGGGCAAGACAGACCATATCTTCATGGATAATTCTGGATTTG GTGCGGGAAGCTGTTGTTTACAAGTTACAGTACAGGCTAATGATATTCGAGAGGCAAAGTATTTGTACGACCAGTTCATTATCCTCTGTCCAATAATG GTTGCGTTGAGTGCAGCAGCACCGGTCAATAGAGGATATCTCTCTGATTTGGATACAAGATGGACAGTGATATCACAGGCAATGGACGATAGAACTGATGAAGAACTGGGGCTAAAA GTTCTAAAGGAAAATAAGTTCGTGATAAACAAGTCCAGGTATGATTCAGTAGACAGCTACTTGACCTGCTCTGCTTGCAGTGACGTAAAGCTTGTGTATGACagagatatatttttaaaactgaaacaagaag GTGTGGACGACATGTTGTCAAAACATATTGCTCATGTATTTATCAGAGACCCTCTTACCATTTTCACGGAAAGTCTTAACCAAAACGACAATGAAAGTACTGGCCATTTTGAG AATATTTACAGTTCGACATGGCAATCGGTCAGATTTAAACTCCCAGCCCCAGGCAGCAATGCAGGTTGGCAAATCGAATTTCGAGCTATGGATGTACAACTTACTGATTTTGAAAATGCTGCTTACATAGTATTTATCATTTTGACCTCGAGGGTAATTCTTACATTTGGATTGAATTTCGTGGTACCCATGTCTAAAGCTGATGAAAATTTCTCACGGTCTCACAAGAGAGATGCCATCACAAGTGAAACATTTTACTTCAGAAATGATTTAACAG ATGTTGCTGTGAAAACGCCGACGAAGAGTATGATCAGATGA